The following coding sequences are from one Gimesia sp. window:
- a CDS encoding DUF1877 family protein, whose product MGVTSGFRRLSTEDLSRLTEDAAAFESECRNYDTPDYLDMDKAGIELIFILDPVSMEFDTTEIEDTFPGLMDVLAGGAPLHEQIDLGYGPARVIPAESIRESLEEMASLTQEQFTELALSNEILSEMLMCELEESMIQEYHWPYLQSLSQFLRESLDQGMTVIRY is encoded by the coding sequence ATGGGTGTGACCAGCGGATTTCGACGACTTTCAACAGAGGATCTTTCCCGGCTGACTGAGGATGCTGCCGCGTTTGAATCGGAGTGTCGCAACTATGATACCCCGGATTACCTGGATATGGACAAGGCGGGTATCGAGTTGATCTTCATTCTCGATCCGGTGAGTATGGAATTCGATACGACCGAGATTGAGGACACTTTTCCTGGACTGATGGATGTGCTGGCAGGTGGCGCGCCGCTACACGAGCAGATTGATCTGGGGTATGGCCCAGCCAGGGTGATCCCGGCGGAATCGATACGAGAATCGCTTGAGGAAATGGCATCCCTGACACAGGAGCAGTTTACCGAACTGGCCCTGAGCAATGAGATCCTTTCCGAGATGCTGATGTGCGAACTCGAGGAATCGATGATCCAGGAGTATCACTGGCCTTATCTGCAATCGCTGTCTCAGTTCCTGCGTGAGTCGCTTGACCAGGGGATGACTGTGATCCGCTATTGA
- the eutB gene encoding ethanolamine ammonia-lyase subunit EutB, with the protein MLGAPFALTVSLSQARRLTAAESSAAGVSIPDVNAGETLFDYIQRIKGKHDSKFYRQLLGAANEFKEGDQFIGVAAVDEQSRHNARQLLAATRIVDLEGHPIYEDDLNRYINKNMADADTRPVNLTLGELKQLLLEASETKIKQIAGTLSSDVIGCVVKLMTNDELITVGAKVFNPLPGSQLGAKGYLGARIQPNSPTDNLDDIFWQVLDGWSYAVGDVVLGTNPVSSEPESVQAVELQLREILETFGIADVLPHCVLSHIDVQAEVERRSPASTALWFQSIAGCDAANQTFDIDLKKMRDYARSRTGKYALYFETGQGADFTNGHSHGFDMVLHESRKYGFARALSREVALAQMQAGQAAAPWVHLNDVAGFIGPEVFRTREQLVRCCLEDIVMGKLHGLMIGLDVCSTLHMDVSLDDLDWCLEQIMPANPGYLMALPTKIDPMLGYLTTGFQDHVRIREKFGYRVNDAMWAFFQQLGVIDAQGKPTKHFGDPTWVYLQYRRKKGDSRPEERILDEGRRRLADVRSRGVFLATGYGEKPSALSPDLQQQIDRIYHDAKQSIWAELTPAFIATLPASVPIKTQSTSRSEFILHPATGEALAPASQTAIKQLRQQYDAQYNVQIVISDGLNALSIMDEDQLEPFLQELRTQLKTAGFHPAEQNILVQSGRVRAGYRIGETLFGGLDGNRALLHIIGERPGTGHHTFSVYMTSPPGSVWGQPGQVDHNITRVVSGIAATALKPTRAARDTVRILQQMNLG; encoded by the coding sequence ATGCTGGGAGCCCCCTTCGCGCTCACCGTTTCTTTGTCGCAGGCTAGACGCCTCACCGCAGCTGAAAGCTCGGCAGCAGGCGTCTCCATCCCTGACGTCAATGCAGGTGAAACGCTGTTTGACTATATTCAGCGGATCAAAGGCAAACACGATTCCAAATTCTATCGTCAGCTGCTCGGAGCCGCCAATGAATTCAAGGAAGGCGATCAGTTCATCGGCGTCGCCGCCGTGGATGAACAGTCCCGTCACAATGCCCGCCAGTTGCTCGCCGCCACCCGGATTGTCGACCTGGAAGGCCATCCCATCTATGAAGATGACCTGAACCGCTACATCAACAAGAATATGGCGGATGCCGACACGCGTCCCGTCAACCTGACGCTCGGCGAATTGAAACAACTGCTGCTCGAAGCCAGCGAAACGAAAATCAAGCAGATCGCCGGAACACTCTCCAGCGATGTCATCGGATGCGTCGTCAAACTCATGACTAACGACGAGTTGATTACCGTCGGCGCGAAAGTCTTCAATCCGCTCCCCGGCAGCCAGCTCGGTGCGAAAGGCTATCTCGGCGCCCGGATTCAACCCAACTCGCCGACCGACAATCTGGACGACATCTTCTGGCAGGTTCTGGATGGCTGGTCGTACGCGGTCGGCGATGTCGTCCTCGGTACCAATCCGGTTTCCAGCGAACCCGAATCGGTGCAGGCGGTCGAACTGCAGCTTCGCGAGATCCTCGAGACCTTCGGCATCGCAGATGTCCTCCCGCACTGCGTGTTGTCGCATATCGACGTCCAGGCCGAAGTCGAACGGCGTTCGCCCGCAAGTACGGCCCTCTGGTTTCAGAGTATCGCCGGTTGCGACGCCGCCAACCAGACGTTTGATATCGATCTCAAGAAGATGCGCGACTACGCCCGCTCCCGTACCGGCAAGTATGCGCTCTATTTTGAAACGGGTCAGGGGGCCGACTTCACCAACGGGCACAGTCATGGCTTCGACATGGTCCTGCACGAATCGCGGAAGTACGGCTTCGCTCGTGCACTGTCCCGCGAAGTTGCCCTCGCTCAGATGCAGGCAGGCCAGGCCGCCGCCCCCTGGGTGCATTTGAACGACGTTGCCGGTTTCATCGGTCCTGAAGTCTTCCGCACCCGCGAACAGCTCGTACGCTGCTGCCTGGAAGACATCGTCATGGGCAAACTGCACGGTCTGATGATCGGCCTGGATGTCTGCTCGACCCTGCACATGGATGTCTCGCTCGACGACCTCGACTGGTGTCTCGAGCAGATCATGCCCGCCAACCCCGGCTACCTGATGGCACTCCCCACAAAAATTGATCCGATGCTCGGCTATCTGACGACCGGTTTTCAGGACCATGTTCGCATCCGCGAGAAGTTCGGCTACCGCGTCAACGACGCCATGTGGGCCTTCTTCCAGCAGCTCGGCGTGATCGACGCGCAGGGGAAACCGACAAAACATTTCGGCGATCCGACCTGGGTCTATCTGCAGTACCGCCGTAAGAAAGGGGACAGTCGTCCTGAGGAACGCATTCTCGACGAAGGCCGACGCCGGCTGGCTGACGTCCGTTCGCGGGGCGTTTTCCTCGCGACAGGTTATGGCGAGAAACCATCTGCACTGTCTCCCGATCTTCAACAACAGATTGACCGCATCTACCATGATGCCAAACAGAGCATCTGGGCCGAACTGACTCCCGCTTTTATAGCGACGCTCCCCGCCTCGGTACCCATCAAAACACAGTCGACCAGCCGCAGTGAATTTATTCTGCACCCTGCCACCGGCGAAGCGCTCGCGCCCGCTTCGCAGACGGCCATCAAACAGCTGCGTCAGCAGTACGACGCGCAGTATAACGTGCAGATCGTGATCTCCGACGGCTTGAACGCTCTTTCGATTATGGACGAAGACCAGCTTGAACCGTTCCTGCAGGAACTCCGTACGCAGCTCAAAACGGCCGGCTTTCATCCCGCGGAGCAGAACATCCTCGTGCAGTCCGGTCGCGTCCGGGCGGGCTATCGCATCGGGGAAACCCTGTTCGGCGGACTGGATGGAAACCGTGCCCTGCTGCATATCATCGGCGAACGTCCGGGTACCGGCCATCATACCTTCTCGGTCTACATGACCTCGCCCCCCGGTTCGGTCTGGGGACAGCCGGGGCAGGTCGATCATAACATCACCCGCGTTGTCTCGGGCATCGCCGCCACCGCCCTCAAACCAACCAGAGCGGCCCGGGATACCGTCCGCATCCTGCAGCAGATGAATCTGGGATAA
- a CDS encoding S1/P1 nuclease produces the protein MKRFALLTVFVLFLFVTVRPARAWNYAGHRIIAAIAWNQLTPERRTELVQLLKQHPRFEQDFQSRMPQIIKDASPEIQARWLFMRAATWPDIARSFKDADREKYHHGTWHYINQPIYLDEASKNALSTQLSANVATSIKAGDDVLGFNIIQALEYCVAQLKDPRVSQADKAVYYCWVMHLVGDSHQPLHSSALFSRRMFPEGDRGGNDIRIAKSNLHSQWDGLLGNSFKDSEIVGQAVGIERDPANKRLGESAAGDLNYVTWINESHELAREKGYSVEILEAARVSEAESGKFQKLSSLPQSYYRQAGSIAVKRAAQAGWRLAAVLESVK, from the coding sequence GTGAAACGATTTGCGCTACTGACTGTGTTTGTGCTGTTCCTGTTCGTAACAGTTCGACCTGCCCGGGCCTGGAATTATGCAGGGCATCGGATCATCGCTGCGATCGCCTGGAATCAACTGACGCCGGAACGACGGACGGAACTGGTGCAGTTGCTCAAACAGCATCCTCGCTTTGAGCAGGATTTCCAGTCGCGGATGCCTCAGATCATCAAAGATGCATCGCCGGAAATTCAGGCTCGCTGGCTGTTCATGCGGGCGGCGACCTGGCCGGATATTGCCCGGAGTTTCAAGGATGCGGACCGCGAGAAATATCATCATGGCACCTGGCATTACATCAACCAGCCGATCTACCTGGATGAAGCTTCAAAAAACGCGTTGAGTACGCAGCTCTCGGCGAACGTGGCGACATCGATCAAAGCGGGAGACGATGTGCTGGGGTTTAATATTATTCAGGCCCTGGAATATTGTGTAGCGCAACTGAAAGATCCGCGTGTGAGCCAGGCGGATAAAGCCGTCTACTACTGCTGGGTGATGCACCTGGTGGGCGACAGTCATCAGCCGCTGCATTCTTCGGCCCTGTTCAGCCGACGGATGTTTCCGGAGGGAGACCGGGGAGGCAATGATATTCGGATTGCGAAATCGAATCTGCATTCCCAGTGGGATGGTCTGCTGGGGAACAGCTTCAAGGATTCGGAGATTGTCGGCCAGGCGGTGGGGATCGAACGGGACCCCGCGAATAAGCGACTCGGCGAGAGCGCTGCCGGGGATTTGAATTATGTGACCTGGATCAACGAAAGCCACGAACTGGCTCGGGAGAAAGGATACAGCGTGGAAATACTGGAAGCAGCCCGCGTGAGTGAAGCTGAGAGTGGGAAGTTTCAGAAACTGTCTTCGCTGCCTCAGAGTTATTATCGGCAGGCAGGTTCGATCGCGGTCAAGCGGGCGGCCCAGGCGGGCTGGCGACTGGCGGCGGTGCTGGAGAGTGTTAAGTGA
- a CDS encoding TIGR03067 domain-containing protein codes for MKPEVRQALQTFAGTWQIKSAEPKGATQAARRLVFRKDLTYAALDKNGKELWSGTFDLDPTVRPRIWDHRSHEARKKGGDALGIYELDGNQLKVCCVVGTWNNKQWMGKPRPTKFQIPTADVVLLLERVTTAP; via the coding sequence TTGAAACCAGAAGTCAGACAGGCTCTGCAGACGTTTGCCGGTACGTGGCAGATCAAGTCCGCAGAACCCAAAGGGGCCACGCAAGCTGCCAGGCGACTGGTCTTCCGCAAGGATCTGACATACGCAGCTCTGGACAAAAACGGAAAGGAACTCTGGTCGGGAACCTTCGATCTGGACCCGACCGTCCGCCCGAGAATCTGGGATCATCGTTCCCATGAGGCCCGTAAGAAAGGGGGCGATGCGCTGGGGATCTATGAACTTGACGGTAACCAATTGAAGGTCTGTTGTGTTGTGGGAACGTGGAACAACAAACAATGGATGGGCAAACCGCGTCCTACGAAATTTCAAATACCGACGGCTGATGTCGTGCTGCTGCTGGAACGCGTCACGACGGCTCCTTAG
- a CDS encoding DUF1501 domain-containing protein, with protein MLELPLSRRELLTRSGGSFGAAALTWWLGQDLHAASAPDLNGGLHHRAKAKRVVQLFMNGGASPMDTFDYKPELKRLHGQKLGPKEKPEGFTGAVGAVMQSPFEFKQHGECGQWVSSVFPHQAQIVDDLAFLMAMTTKTNVHGPASYMMNTGFMLPGFPCLGAWISYALGNLADNLPTFVVLPDTRGLPYNQKGNFSCGFLPAKHQGTLVNATSKTPIPDLFADPQYQFAQGKADKATFALLQQFNRQHATTRPDDSRLEARIAAGELAAKMQLSAPEAFDLSRETKETHAAYGLDQKETEDFGRRALLARRLLERGTRFVQVWSGPQGAVNNWDNHGNIKTELPAIARSADQPIAALFRDLKARGLLEDTLVIWTTEFGRTPFAQGSEGRDHNRGTFVTWLGGAGVKAGTSYGKSDDLAYQTAENKTYCYDLHATILHLLGIDHTRLTFRTAGIDRRLTDVHGHVVHDILA; from the coding sequence ATGTTGGAACTACCTCTCTCCAGACGCGAACTGCTGACCCGCTCGGGCGGGAGCTTCGGAGCCGCTGCGCTCACCTGGTGGCTGGGACAGGATCTGCACGCAGCCTCCGCGCCAGACTTGAATGGCGGCCTGCATCACCGTGCCAAGGCGAAACGCGTTGTTCAACTCTTCATGAACGGCGGCGCCAGCCCGATGGACACGTTCGACTATAAGCCAGAACTCAAACGCCTACATGGCCAGAAACTGGGCCCTAAAGAGAAACCGGAAGGCTTCACCGGAGCCGTCGGTGCCGTGATGCAGAGCCCCTTTGAATTCAAGCAGCATGGCGAATGCGGACAGTGGGTCAGCTCGGTCTTTCCCCATCAGGCACAGATTGTCGATGACCTCGCCTTCCTGATGGCGATGACAACCAAAACCAACGTGCACGGCCCGGCCAGCTACATGATGAATACCGGTTTCATGCTTCCGGGCTTTCCCTGTCTGGGCGCCTGGATCTCCTACGCCCTGGGAAATCTGGCCGACAATCTGCCCACGTTCGTTGTCCTCCCCGATACCCGCGGCCTGCCTTACAATCAAAAGGGGAACTTCAGCTGCGGGTTCCTCCCCGCAAAACATCAGGGCACGCTGGTTAACGCGACCAGTAAAACACCCATTCCCGATCTCTTCGCCGATCCGCAATACCAGTTCGCACAGGGGAAGGCTGACAAAGCGACCTTCGCGTTGCTGCAGCAGTTCAATCGTCAACACGCGACCACGCGTCCCGATGACTCCCGACTCGAAGCCCGCATCGCGGCCGGAGAACTCGCGGCAAAGATGCAGCTCAGTGCCCCGGAAGCCTTTGATCTCTCGCGTGAAACCAAAGAGACCCACGCCGCCTACGGTCTGGACCAGAAAGAAACGGAAGATTTCGGCCGACGGGCACTGCTCGCCCGCCGTCTGCTGGAGCGCGGTACCCGCTTTGTTCAAGTCTGGAGCGGACCTCAAGGCGCCGTCAATAACTGGGACAATCATGGCAATATTAAAACCGAACTCCCCGCCATCGCCCGCAGCGCCGACCAGCCGATTGCCGCGCTGTTTCGCGATCTCAAAGCCCGCGGCTTGCTGGAAGATACACTCGTCATCTGGACCACCGAATTCGGGCGCACCCCCTTTGCCCAGGGGAGCGAGGGCCGCGATCATAACCGTGGGACCTTCGTCACCTGGCTCGGCGGTGCCGGCGTCAAAGCGGGCACCAGTTACGGGAAAAGTGACGATCTCGCTTACCAGACCGCCGAAAACAAGACCTACTGCTACGACCTGCACGCGACCATTCTGCATCTGCTGGGCATCGACCACACCCGCCTCACCTTCCGTACTGCCGGCATCGATCGCCGTCTGACGGACGTGCATGGTCATGTTGTACACGACATTCTGGCTTGA
- a CDS encoding PSD1 and planctomycete cytochrome C domain-containing protein, with protein sequence MNGIRLTSLLLILLCSHQSLPADGDQFFRESVEPILKAHCYDCHSHSAGVMEGELTLDWQSGWKTGGSRGAAIVPGQPEQSLLIKAIRHTDPDLKMPDEKLSDQQIAILTKWVGQGAPDPRISQPQADTSQALDWWSLKPLIRPAVPGAGHLNPIDAFIQERLSEQQLKPAPQADQRTLLRRLMYDLHGLHPTPVELEAFIKDQRPDAWARLVDQLLASPRYGERWARHWLDTIHFADSHGFEHDVFRPHAWRFRDYVIDRLNQDISWSRFIREQLAADYFYPEETELTVALGFLGAGPYDQSAAATAPKSFEYLDRDDLVTQTMGAFVSTTANCARCHTHKFDPITQSDYFALQAVFAGIGKGDVSFDADSAVAAQRKKWETLQQAALQSNASILLQPEYTQLVAAWEQQRGPEPKWQVLPPETFVSNGGADLKRQPDQSILASGPAPEQESILVTVQPELKTITAVRLDLLTDPSLPHQGPGRAHNGNLHLNEVEIRVFPPDALTGQKLAISRATADFDQAGWTIQHALDGNPKTAWGIYPKVGVGHYAVFELQSPLTLKPGTRLVVSLKQVHGGAHLIGRFKLSATAADQLNVIALPEAAAAALKIPAKDRTPAQQTALAAVILKYRAEQELAQLPQQAKVYAAAAEAANERGMVKFTQPREIRLLARGNLEKPRGVVAPGAISVLPSLPARFDLPDPHAESARRASLADWLTDPQNPLTWRSIANRIWHYHFGKGLCDTPNDFGRMGGTPSHPELLDWLACELRDHNGSLKHLHRLICNSQTYQQSSAFRSELSKIDPENRLLARWTRQRLDADSYRDAVLRVNGTLDLTMGGPGIQNFTQTPGPQATPVLHYDQFDLDSPGAYRRSIYRVVWRGIPDPLMDALDFPDLGLLSPVRGFSASPLQSLVLWNNRFVLHHSLKLAERARQTKPVISDQVRQIARWTWLREPTSDEQRQLTSLAESHGLESVARLMLNSNEFLFVD encoded by the coding sequence ATGAATGGAATTCGACTCACGAGTCTGCTGTTAATCCTGCTCTGTTCTCATCAATCACTCCCGGCTGACGGCGATCAGTTTTTCCGCGAGTCTGTCGAACCCATTCTGAAAGCACACTGCTACGATTGTCATTCCCACTCAGCGGGTGTGATGGAAGGGGAGCTAACCCTCGACTGGCAGAGTGGCTGGAAGACAGGCGGATCGCGCGGGGCCGCCATCGTTCCAGGTCAGCCGGAGCAGAGTCTGCTGATCAAAGCGATTCGCCACACCGACCCCGATCTGAAAATGCCTGATGAAAAACTGTCCGACCAGCAGATCGCGATTCTCACAAAATGGGTCGGGCAGGGAGCCCCCGATCCGCGCATCAGTCAGCCACAGGCCGACACAAGCCAGGCACTCGACTGGTGGTCTCTCAAACCGCTGATCCGTCCCGCGGTCCCCGGCGCAGGACATTTAAATCCCATCGATGCCTTTATTCAGGAGCGACTGAGTGAGCAGCAGCTCAAACCCGCTCCCCAGGCCGATCAACGCACACTGCTTCGCAGGTTGATGTACGATCTCCATGGCCTGCATCCCACTCCCGTAGAACTGGAAGCCTTTATCAAGGACCAGCGTCCGGATGCCTGGGCTCGACTCGTCGATCAACTGCTCGCCTCCCCCCGCTACGGAGAACGCTGGGCCCGCCACTGGCTGGACACGATTCACTTTGCCGATTCGCACGGATTCGAACACGATGTCTTTCGCCCGCATGCCTGGCGATTTCGTGATTATGTCATCGATCGCTTGAATCAGGACATTTCCTGGTCCCGCTTCATCCGGGAACAACTGGCCGCAGATTACTTTTATCCTGAAGAGACTGAGCTCACCGTCGCGCTCGGCTTTCTGGGAGCCGGCCCCTACGATCAGAGTGCCGCAGCCACAGCGCCCAAATCATTCGAATATCTCGACCGTGACGATCTGGTTACGCAGACCATGGGAGCGTTCGTCAGTACGACCGCCAACTGTGCCCGCTGTCATACGCACAAGTTCGATCCCATTACCCAGTCTGATTACTTCGCCCTGCAGGCCGTCTTCGCCGGTATTGGAAAGGGGGACGTCAGCTTTGATGCAGACTCCGCAGTCGCGGCCCAACGAAAAAAATGGGAAACACTCCAGCAGGCAGCCCTCCAGAGCAATGCTTCGATCCTGTTGCAACCTGAATATACGCAACTGGTCGCCGCGTGGGAGCAACAGCGTGGCCCCGAACCCAAGTGGCAGGTCCTTCCACCTGAGACCTTCGTTTCCAATGGGGGAGCCGACCTCAAGCGACAGCCGGATCAGTCGATTCTGGCCAGCGGTCCGGCGCCCGAACAGGAATCCATTCTGGTGACCGTTCAGCCAGAACTGAAAACAATCACCGCAGTACGTCTGGATCTGCTGACCGATCCCTCGCTTCCCCATCAGGGACCAGGTCGGGCTCATAACGGGAATCTGCATCTCAACGAAGTGGAAATTCGCGTATTCCCGCCGGATGCCCTAACAGGACAGAAGCTTGCCATCAGCCGGGCCACCGCCGACTTCGATCAGGCCGGCTGGACGATTCAGCACGCTCTGGATGGCAATCCCAAAACCGCCTGGGGCATCTATCCCAAGGTGGGTGTGGGACATTACGCTGTCTTCGAGTTGCAGTCCCCTCTGACTCTGAAACCGGGCACCCGACTGGTCGTGTCACTGAAACAGGTGCATGGCGGTGCGCATCTCATCGGCCGTTTCAAACTGAGTGCTACCGCTGCCGATCAGTTGAATGTGATCGCACTTCCGGAAGCCGCAGCCGCCGCTCTCAAGATTCCCGCGAAAGACCGTACACCCGCGCAACAGACCGCGTTAGCAGCCGTCATCCTGAAATACCGGGCCGAACAGGAACTGGCTCAACTACCACAGCAGGCGAAAGTCTACGCCGCTGCCGCCGAAGCGGCCAACGAACGAGGTATGGTGAAATTCACTCAACCCCGCGAAATCCGACTGCTGGCCCGGGGCAATCTGGAAAAGCCCCGCGGCGTTGTCGCGCCGGGCGCGATCTCTGTTCTCCCCTCTCTGCCGGCCCGTTTCGATCTGCCCGACCCGCATGCCGAATCCGCCCGGCGTGCATCCCTTGCGGACTGGCTCACCGATCCACAGAATCCCTTAACCTGGCGGAGTATCGCCAACCGCATCTGGCACTATCATTTCGGAAAAGGTCTCTGCGACACCCCCAACGATTTCGGTCGCATGGGGGGGACTCCCTCTCATCCCGAACTGCTCGACTGGCTCGCCTGCGAACTTCGCGATCATAACGGCTCTCTGAAGCATCTGCATCGATTGATCTGCAACAGTCAGACCTATCAGCAGTCCTCTGCATTTCGTTCCGAATTGTCAAAGATCGATCCCGAGAATCGCCTCCTCGCCCGCTGGACACGGCAGCGTCTCGATGCGGACAGTTATCGCGATGCCGTCCTCCGCGTCAATGGCACTCTCGACCTCACCATGGGCGGCCCGGGGATTCAGAACTTCACACAGACTCCCGGTCCGCAGGCCACACCCGTGCTGCACTACGATCAGTTCGATCTCGACAGCCCTGGTGCGTACCGGCGGAGCATCTACCGCGTCGTCTGGCGGGGCATACCCGATCCGTTGATGGATGCCCTCGACTTCCCGGATCTGGGACTGCTCTCACCCGTGCGTGGCTTTTCTGCTTCGCCGCTACAGTCGCTCGTCTTATGGAATAATCGCTTCGTCCTCCATCATTCTCTGAAATTGGCCGAGCGTGCCCGTCAAACAAAACCTGTGATATCAGACCAGGTCAGGCAGATCGCACGCTGGACCTGGTTGCGTGAACCCACGTCTGACGAACAACGCCAGTTAACCTCGCTTGCGGAATCGCACGGACTGGAGTCCGTCGCCCGACTGATGTTGAACAGTAACGAATTTCTCTTTGTGGACTGA
- a CDS encoding response regulator — translation MKHQLDLPTDYEPRVFVVDDDESVSASIAELIGSMGFRATTYTSAEEFLADTDNRICGCVIADLRLMGCNAIEMLRKMKAAGYEIPLIILSAFVDVTTTVSAMSEGALTVLEKPYAEQELWDQVIAAILLDSEQRFARRWLLEYHEKEHRLTEGETEVMRMLLKGLSNKTISHQLDLSARTVVMRRKSILNKLEVDNVIDLAKLITKAQIIEQHLTTDNVVSEIKCQLQE, via the coding sequence ATGAAACACCAGTTAGATTTACCAACCGATTATGAGCCTCGCGTCTTCGTGGTCGATGACGACGAATCCGTGAGCGCCTCCATAGCCGAGCTCATCGGCAGCATGGGCTTCAGAGCGACTACCTACACGTCCGCTGAAGAATTTCTGGCAGACACCGATAATCGCATTTGTGGATGTGTCATCGCGGATCTGCGTCTGATGGGCTGTAACGCTATCGAGATGTTGCGGAAGATGAAAGCAGCCGGATATGAAATCCCCCTCATCATTCTTTCGGCCTTTGTGGATGTGACGACAACCGTTTCAGCCATGTCGGAGGGAGCCTTGACTGTACTGGAAAAACCGTACGCCGAACAGGAGTTGTGGGACCAGGTCATTGCTGCGATCCTGCTGGACTCAGAGCAACGGTTTGCCCGGCGCTGGCTGCTGGAATATCACGAGAAAGAGCATCGCCTGACCGAGGGGGAAACCGAAGTCATGCGAATGCTATTGAAGGGGCTTTCCAACAAAACCATCAGTCACCAGCTGGATTTGTCTGCTCGAACTGTGGTCATGCGGAGAAAGTCCATTCTCAACAAACTGGAAGTGGATAACGTAATCGATCTGGCCAAGCTGATTACCAAGGCACAGATCATCGAACAGCATCTGACTACGGATAATGTCGTCTCAGAGATCAAATGCCAGCTGCAGGAGTAG
- a CDS encoding IclR family transcriptional regulator — protein sequence MSTAATSVPALERGLDILELLNQEPDGLGISELATRLSLNKNAVFRITHTLTDRNYLERDPLTKKFRLSPRLLSLGLPQTGEVSLVEVALPLMRELRDLTRETVQLGIQVGDEGVIIEQVSGLHPLRIAVDIGLRFPLHNNAPGKVLLANQSPRERAATLNRIPLTADTPRTLTKPAALQTECTKVLNRGYATDHAEADEGIHCVAAPVTGPEGKLIAVLWVSAPAKRLPKSMFPSMGAQVIDCAEQINGGLQP from the coding sequence ATGAGTACTGCTGCCACGAGTGTTCCCGCCCTGGAACGGGGACTCGATATCCTGGAACTGCTGAATCAGGAACCCGATGGGCTGGGAATCAGCGAGCTGGCAACACGCTTGTCGCTGAATAAAAACGCGGTGTTTCGCATTACCCACACGCTGACGGATCGCAACTATCTCGAACGCGATCCGCTCACCAAAAAATTCCGACTCTCTCCCCGTCTGCTTTCTCTGGGCTTGCCTCAGACGGGAGAAGTCAGCCTGGTGGAAGTCGCTCTCCCGCTAATGCGAGAGCTCCGCGACCTGACACGGGAAACCGTACAGCTGGGAATTCAGGTCGGCGATGAAGGCGTGATTATCGAACAGGTCAGCGGCCTGCATCCACTCCGCATCGCCGTCGATATCGGGCTCCGCTTTCCCCTGCATAATAACGCCCCCGGCAAAGTGTTGCTGGCGAATCAGTCGCCCCGCGAGCGTGCAGCGACTTTGAACCGGATCCCGCTCACCGCCGATACCCCACGCACCCTGACCAAACCCGCAGCCCTGCAAACCGAATGCACGAAGGTCTTGAACCGTGGTTATGCCACCGATCATGCAGAGGCAGACGAGGGCATTCACTGTGTCGCCGCTCCCGTGACCGGTCCAGAAGGAAAGCTGATCGCTGTACTTTGGGTCTCGGCTCCAGCGAAACGCCTGCCCAAAAGCATGTTTCCCAGCATGGGAGCTCAGGTAATCGACTGTGCAGAGCAGATCAACGGAGGTTTGCAGCCATGA
- a CDS encoding transcriptional regulator, with translation MYQKTLRFNQQTPEHLPIELVALGDKLRAIKHPEQQNLLESYHKVVNYSRQRVKIVNLMSDTLAQLRLDVKYLLFDLEVTQSERDSAIAQLKELQ, from the coding sequence ATGTATCAGAAAACACTTCGTTTTAATCAGCAGACACCAGAGCATTTACCCATTGAGCTTGTCGCCCTGGGAGACAAACTGCGGGCGATCAAGCATCCCGAACAGCAGAATCTGCTCGAGAGTTATCATAAAGTCGTGAACTACTCCCGACAACGGGTCAAGATTGTCAACCTGATGTCGGATACACTGGCCCAGTTGAGGCTGGATGTGAAATATCTGCTCTTCGATCTGGAGGTCACACAGTCGGAACGGGATTCGGCGATCGCCCAGTTGAAGGAGTTGCAGTAG